In the genome of Solibacillus silvestris, one region contains:
- a CDS encoding pur operon repressor, with the protein MKWKRSERLVDMTYYLLEHPHQLIPLTYFSELYSSAKSSISEDLTIVKETFEEKGIGLLITVPGAAGGVKYIPKMAEQEVRDIIREFMGELSQSDRLLPGGYLFMTDLLGNPELMNRVGKVFASVFADRQIDVIMTVATKGISIAHAIARHLNVPVVVVRRDSKVTEGSTVSINYVSGSSRRIQTMVLSKRSMKSGQRVLITDDFMKVGGTMNGMKNLLEEFECELAGIAVLVEAQHADVTLVDDYYSLVKLQEVNEKDRTIALSEGNFFSKGEKLK; encoded by the coding sequence ATGAAATGGAAGCGCAGTGAACGCCTTGTGGATATGACTTATTATCTACTTGAGCATCCACATCAGTTGATCCCGCTAACTTATTTTTCTGAGCTTTACAGTTCTGCAAAATCTTCAATTAGTGAAGATTTAACAATTGTAAAGGAAACATTCGAAGAAAAAGGAATTGGGCTTTTAATTACTGTACCTGGGGCAGCAGGCGGTGTTAAATATATCCCTAAAATGGCGGAACAAGAAGTTCGTGATATAATTAGGGAATTTATGGGAGAACTTAGTCAATCCGATCGACTGTTACCTGGTGGCTATTTGTTTATGACGGATCTTTTAGGAAATCCGGAATTAATGAATCGTGTAGGTAAAGTATTTGCAAGCGTGTTCGCAGATCGGCAAATTGATGTCATTATGACTGTTGCAACAAAAGGGATTTCAATAGCACATGCGATTGCAAGACATTTGAATGTCCCGGTTGTAGTTGTGCGTCGTGACAGTAAAGTGACTGAAGGTTCAACGGTGAGTATTAATTATGTATCAGGATCTTCTCGTCGTATTCAAACGATGGTTTTATCAAAACGTAGTATGAAAAGTGGCCAGCGTGTATTAATTACCGACGATTTCATGAAAGTCGGAGGCACAATGAATGGTATGAAGAACTTATTGGAAGAATTCGAATGTGAGTTGGCAGGTATTGCTGTATTAGTAGAAGCACAGCATGCTGATGTAACATTAGTAGATGATTACTATTCTTTAGTAAAACTACAAGAAGTAAATGAGAAAGATCGCACAATTGCATTAAGTGAAGGTAACTTTTTTTCAAAAGGAGAGAAATTAAAATGA
- a CDS encoding deaminase, whose protein sequence is MKTVSTTNAPAAIGPYAQGIVVNNMFYSSGQIPLTASGELVEGDIEVQTHQVFENLKAVLAAAGSSLSQVVKTTVFMKDMNDFAIMNEVYASHFGEHKPARSAVEVARLPKDVKVEIEVIALVK, encoded by the coding sequence ATGAAAACTGTTTCAACAACAAATGCACCAGCAGCAATCGGTCCATATGCACAAGGTATTGTAGTAAATAATATGTTTTATTCTTCTGGCCAAATTCCACTGACAGCTTCAGGGGAACTTGTAGAAGGCGATATTGAAGTACAGACTCACCAAGTTTTCGAAAACTTAAAAGCAGTTTTAGCAGCAGCCGGTTCTTCTTTAAGCCAAGTTGTTAAAACAACAGTATTTATGAAAGATATGAATGATTTCGCTATAATGAATGAAGTGTATGCAAGTCATTTTGGTGAGCACAAGCCAGCTCGTTCAGCAGTAGAAGTTGCTCGTTTACCAAAAGATGTAAAAGTTGAAATTGAAGTCATTGCATTAGTGAAATAA
- a CDS encoding septation protein spoVG → MEVTDVRLRRVQTEGRMRAIASITLDDEFVIHDIRVIDGNTGLFVAMPSKRTPDGEFRDIAHPINSNTRNKIQEIVLEAFHASAEENTEETLELEEVNV, encoded by the coding sequence ATGGAAGTAACTGACGTAAGATTACGACGTGTTCAAACAGAAGGGCGTATGCGTGCGATTGCCTCAATTACGCTAGATGATGAATTTGTTATCCATGATATTCGTGTAATTGATGGAAATACTGGTTTATTTGTAGCAATGCCTAGCAAAAGAACACCAGATGGCGAATTCCGCGATATTGCGCATCCGATTAATTCAAATACGCGCAACAAAATTCAGGAAATCGTTTTGGAAGCTTTCCATGCATCTGCTGAGGAAAATACAGAGGAAACTTTGGAATTAGAAGAAGTGAATGTTTAA
- the glmU gene encoding bifunctional N-acetylglucosamine-1-phosphate uridyltransferase/glucosamine-1-phosphate acetyltransferase (forms a homotrimer; catalyzes the acetylation of glucosamine-1-phosphate and uridylation of N-acetylglucosamine-1-phosphate to produce UDP-GlcNAc; function in cell wall synthesis) — protein MTNIFAVVLAAGQGTRMKSKLYKVLHPVCGKPMVEHVIDHISSLNVERVVTVVGHGAELVKETLGNKSEYVLQEEQLGTAHAVQQAEPILSGLSGTTLVVCGDTPLIRPETMQALLDQHASQNAKATILTAVTDDPTGYGRILRDEHGQVSQIVEQKDATSEQQLVKEINTGTYCFDNEALFEALKLVKNENAQGEFYLPDVIEILQKQGETVAAHVTENFDETLGVNDRFALSQAEELMRARINERHMRNGVTIINPISTHISADAVIGSDTVILPGVIIEGKTVIGEDCKIGPNSHIVDSQIGNATTIHSSVVLNSQVGNETAVGPFAHLRPESSLGNHVKIGNFVEVKKSTLGDDTKVSHLSYIGDAEVGKNVNIGCGSITVNYDGKNKYKTTIEDDVFIGCNSNLVAPVTLKKGSFIAAGSTITKEVPEDALAIARARQENKLGYVSKLNSK, from the coding sequence ATGACGAATATTTTTGCGGTCGTGTTAGCGGCTGGTCAAGGTACACGAATGAAGTCCAAATTATATAAAGTGCTCCACCCAGTATGCGGAAAGCCAATGGTGGAACATGTAATTGATCATATCAGTTCATTAAATGTTGAACGTGTCGTAACTGTTGTAGGACATGGTGCAGAGCTGGTAAAAGAAACACTTGGAAATAAGAGTGAATATGTTTTACAAGAAGAGCAATTAGGCACAGCGCATGCGGTTCAACAGGCAGAGCCGATTTTAAGCGGACTTAGCGGAACTACGCTTGTCGTATGTGGAGATACCCCTTTAATTCGCCCTGAAACAATGCAGGCACTGCTGGATCAGCATGCTTCTCAAAATGCAAAAGCAACTATTTTGACAGCGGTTACAGATGATCCGACAGGCTATGGTCGTATTTTACGTGACGAACATGGTCAAGTTTCGCAAATTGTTGAACAAAAAGATGCAACATCTGAACAACAGCTTGTGAAAGAGATTAATACAGGAACATACTGCTTCGATAATGAAGCACTGTTTGAGGCACTTAAGCTCGTTAAAAATGAAAATGCACAAGGTGAATTCTATTTGCCGGATGTTATTGAAATTTTACAGAAGCAAGGTGAAACAGTTGCAGCCCATGTAACAGAAAACTTTGATGAAACGCTTGGCGTAAATGATCGCTTTGCTCTATCTCAAGCAGAGGAACTAATGCGTGCACGTATTAACGAACGTCATATGCGTAATGGTGTAACGATTATTAATCCAATTTCTACACATATTAGTGCAGACGCAGTAATCGGCAGTGATACGGTTATTTTACCTGGAGTGATTATTGAAGGTAAAACGGTTATTGGCGAAGATTGTAAAATTGGTCCGAATAGTCATATTGTGGACAGTCAAATTGGCAATGCAACTACGATTCATAGTTCAGTCGTGCTAAACAGCCAAGTGGGTAATGAAACTGCAGTAGGTCCGTTTGCACATTTACGTCCGGAATCTTCATTAGGAAACCATGTAAAAATCGGTAATTTCGTTGAAGTGAAGAAGAGTACATTAGGTGATGATACGAAAGTTTCTCATTTAAGCTATATTGGCGATGCAGAAGTCGGCAAGAACGTAAATATTGGCTGCGGTTCAATCACTGTTAACTATGACGGTAAAAACAAATATAAAACAACTATTGAAGACGATGTATTCATTGGGTGTAATTCAAATTTAGTTGCACCGGTAACATTAAAAAAAGGTTCCTTTATTGCAGCAGGATCGACAATTACTAAAGAAGTTCCTGAAGATGCATTGGCGATTGCGCGTGCTCGTCAGGAAAACAAATTAGGCTATGTGAGTAAATTAAATTCAAAATAA